Within Dysosmobacter sp. Marseille-Q4140, the genomic segment GTGGCGGAGATCGGCTTTGACAGCGAGCGGGGCAACTACATCGTCCTGGACCACGGCGGCGGACTGACCACCCTCTACGGCCAGTGCCGGGAGATCGCGGAGGGACTGACGGAGGGCGATGCCGTCTCCGCCGGGGAGACCGTCGCCGTCCTGGGCGCCACCGGCATGGCCACCGGCGCCCACCTCCACTTTGAGGTCCGCCTGGACGGGGGGCCCCAGGACCCGGTGGCCTACTTCGACAGCGCCGTCCGGGATACCCTGCGCATGGGCTGACCGGCCGCAAACAGAAAAGACCGCCCCTGGGGCGGTCTTTTTTGCGGTTCAATAAATTTTGTGAAAATGAAAATTTAATCTTGACTTTAATAAAATTAAAATTTATATTAATTTTATGAAAGGGGCGTGAGCAGATGGCAACTATGCCGGTGTGGATGGCGGAGCTGGAGGACGAGGATGTGACCTTCATCAAGAAGTTTCTCCTCTCCTCCGGATCGCTGAAGGAGGTGGCGGCGCTGTACGGCGTCAGCTACCCCACGGTACGGCTGCGGCTGGACCGGCTGATCCAGAAGATCCAGCTGACGGAGAGCGCTGAGGCGGATCCCTATGTGTCGCTGGTGAAGCGGCTGGCGGTGGACGACAAGCTGGATTTCGACACCGCCAAGCTCCTGATCACCGAATACCGCAGGACAAAGGAGGAACATTGACATGGCGATTGCATCGAGGTTTCTGGCCGTGGCGCTGATCGTATTTCTGGTGCTGATCGTGGGCGGTGTGGCGCTGCAGATCTTTCTGTCCCGGAGAAAGAGCAAATGGCTGGGATTGATCCTGCCGCTGCTGACGTTTTTGTACGCCCTGGCGCTGACGCTGAACGTCACATCCATCGACGGCGCCTTCCCCTGGGGGGCGCTCCTGGCTGCCTTCCTGCTGGGGAACATCCCCACGCTGGTGCTGCTGGCCATCTACTGGGCGGTCCGGGAGAAGTTCCGGGTGCGGGACCAGATCGACAAAATGAACATTGACGACCTGTAAGAGACAAAAAAGACCGCCGGAAGGCGGTTTTTTTTCACGGGTCCTCCTGGGGGCGGGTCCGGGGAAGGTTCCAGCGGAAGTGGGCGGAGAGCAGGCGGATCAGCAGCACCGCCGCGGTGCCGCCCAGGGTGGCGGGGACCTCGCCCCACACCCGCCACAGCCCCACGCACACCAGGGCCCCCGCCAGGGAGGCGGAGGCGTACACATGCTTGACGAAGATGTAGGGCGTCTGTCCGGCCAGCACGTCCCGCAGCACGCCGCCGCCCACGCCGGTGACCACGCCCACGAACACCAGCAAAAACAGCGTGGGGCTGCCGGTACTGCCGTAGGCGATGCGGATGCCCACCACGGTGAAGATGCCAAGGCCCGCGGAGTCCAGGATCAGCATGGACAGGTCGTACAGCCGCTGGTCCCACATCAGCACCCGCCGGATGCCCGGCAGAAACAGAACCAGCGAGGCGCCCAGGGCCACCAGGGCATAGATGGGATCCTGAAAGGTGGCGGGCGGGGTGTTGCCCAGGATCACGTCCCGGATGACGCCGCCGCCCACGGCGGTGGTCAGGCCCAGGGTGCACACGCCGAAGAGGTCCATGCCCCGTTTCAGCCCCGTAATGGCACCGGAGGCGGCGAAGGCCAGCGTCCCCGCCAGCTCCAGGATCAGGAAAAACAGTTCCATCGGCGCCGCCTCACACTTCTCCGCCCCGGACCATCTCCATGAAGGCGGCGGCCGCGGCGGTGGGGGAGACGTCCTGCAGGGTGCACATGTCCACGCTGCGGGCGGGAATGTCGAAGTCTACCTGCAAAAGCCGGATGTCCCCGGCCTCCAGGTCCTTTTTCACGAATTCCAGGGTCACGCCCGCCACACCCAGGCCGATCCGGGCCAGGGTCACCAGCAGCTGCCGGGAGCTCAGCTCGATCTCCGGCGTCAGCGTCACGCCGGCCTTTAAAAATTCCTGCTCCAGAAACACCCGGCTGCTGGCCTTGCGCTCCAGAAGGATCAGGGGGAACGATGCGATCTCCTGGCGGGTGTGGACGTGGTCGAAGTCGCACTCATACTCCCGGCCCGCCACAAAGGCGGTGTGGGTGGCAAAGCACGGCCATGTGACAAGCCCTGGGTCCGCCGGGGAGGAGGCGAAGGCGATGTCCACCGCCCCGGACCGCAGCAGGGCCAGCACCTTGGCGCTGCGGCCGCTGACGATCTTCAGCCGGATGCCGGGGTGGAGCCGGTGGAAGGCCTCCAGATACGGCGTGAGAAACTGGCCGGTGACGGTGTCGCTGGCGCCGATGACCAGCGAGCCCAGCAGCAGCTGCTGGGCCTGGGAGAGCTTGTCCTCGCCGGTGGCGATAAGCCCCAGGGCGCTGCGGACATACTGATAGAGCAGCTGCCCCTCCCCGGTCAGCGTCACGCCCCGGGGACTGCGGGCGAACAGCCGGGCCTGGAGGGCCGTCTCCAGCTGCTTGACGGACTGGCTCACCGCCGACTGGGAGATATACAGGTTCCGGGCCGCCACGGAGATGTTGCCGGTTTCGGCCACCTCTTTGAACACCCGGTACAGTTCCAGCTTCACCGCCATACTGCCGCCTCCTGTTTTCGTAAAATCAGTGTTGCTTATCATAGGCAGACCCATTATAAGCAAGCCCCGGCAGAAAGGCAAGTCCTCCGCCGGGGAAAAATTCCCCCGGACGGCTTTGCAACCGCCGGCATTTTTGGTATACTCTATAAAATCAGCAAACGATCACAGGGGAGGCGCGTATATGGAGATCCACATTCTGGCGGTAGGCGACGTGGTGGGGGAGCCGGGCCTGCGGCACCTGGAGCGGCACCTGCGGCCCTTGCAGAAACTCAAGGACATCGCCTTCACCGTGGTCAACGGGGAGAACGCCTCCGGCGTGGGGCTGACGCCGGACCAGGCCTGCCGGATCTACGACGCCGGCGCCGACGCGGTGACCCTGGGCAACCACACCTTTGGGAAGATGCAGATTCGGGACTTCCTGGAGGACACGCCCTGGCTGCTGCGGCCCGCCAACTACACCGGCCGGGCCCCGGGCCGGGGCTGCGGGATCTTTGAGCGGAACGGCTTTTCCGTCCGGGTCGTCAACCTCATCGGCCGCTGCGACCTCCACTGGGGGGGAGAGAACCCCTTCACCACCGCCGATGCCCTGCTCAAGCGGGGAACGGCGGAGGTGACGCTGGTGGACTTCCACGCTGAGGCCACCAGCGAGAAGCTGGCCATGGGCTACTACCTGGACGGCCGGGTGTCCGCCCTGTGGGGCACCCACACCCACGTGCCCACCGCCGACGAGCGGGTGTACCCCAAGGGCACCGGCTACATCACGGACCTGGGCATGACCGGGCCGGTGGAGTCGGTGCTGGGGGTGGAGCCCTGGCAGTCGGTGGAGCATTTCTTGGGGGGCCTGCCGGGCCGCTACCGCAGCCCCGAGGGGCCCTGCAAGCTGCAGGGCGCCGTATTCACCGTGGATACCGCTACGGGCCTTTGCACCGCCGTGGAGCGGGTGGACGTCCGGTAAATTGGGAGAATTACAACATAAGAAAGAGGAAATGCAGTATGTCAATCCAGAAAGTGAGAGCGTATTTTGAGACCCTGGGCATCGCGGACCGTATCCGGGAGTTTACCGTGTCCTCCGCCACGGTGGAGCTGGCGGCGGTGGCCGTGGGCGTGGAGGGCGCCCGCATTGCCAAGAGCCTGAGCTTCAAGGTGGACGACCACCCCATCATCATCGTGGTGGCCGGGGACGCCAAGGTGGACAACAGCCGCTACAAGGCCCAGTTCCACACCAAGGCCAAGATGCTGACCTTTGAGGAGGCCCACACCCTCATCGGCCACGACGTGGGCGGCGTGTGCCCCTTCGCCCTGCCGGAGGACGTGCAGGTGTACCTGGACGTGTCCTTAAAGCGCTTTGAGACCGTGTTCCCCGCCGCCGGCAGCGACAACAGTGCCGTGGAGATGACCTGCGAGGAGCTGGAGCGGTACGCCTCCAACTTCGTGGCCTGGGTGGACGTGTGCAAGGCCTGGCGTCCGGAGGAGCAGAACTGACGGGAGGCGGACCATGCTGACATTCATCCATGCCGCCGACTTCCACCTGGACAGCGCCTTCGGCGCCCTGGACCAGCGGCGCTCCGCCGCCCGCCGGCGGGAGAGCCGAGAGACGGCGCTGCGCCTTTCCAACTATGTGAACAGCCAGGGTGTGGACCTGGTGCTGCTGGCCGGGGACCTGTTCGACAGCGCCGCGGCCTTCCGGGAGACCGGGGAGCAGCTCTCGGCGGCCCTGGGGCAGATGGAGGCGCAGGTGTTCATCGCTCCCGGCAACCACGACTGGTACGGCCCCGGCAGTCCCTGGCGCACCGTGGACTGGCCGGAGAACGTGCATATCTTCTCGGAAAACGCCCTGACCGCCGTGGAGCTGCCGGAGTGGAACCTGGTGGTCCACGGGGCGGCCTTCACGGGTCCCGAGCAGGCGGAGAGCGCGCTCCGGGGCTTTACCGCCCCCGACGACGGCAAAGTCCACATCGGACTGCTCCACGGGGAGGTCGAGGCGCCGGAGGACCGGTACGGCCCCCTGCGCAAGGCGGACATCGCCGCCAGCGGCCTTGCCTACCTGGCCCTGGGCCACGTCCACCGGCGGACCGAGCCGGTGCGCATCGGCGGCACGGTCTGCGCCTGGCCCGGCTGCATCGAGGGCCGGGGCTTCGACGAGCTGGGGGAGAAGGGGTTCTACCGGGGCACCCTGGACGAGAGCGGCCGGGTGGCGCTGACCTTCGTGCCCTTTGCCCGGCGGCGGTATGAGATCCTGGAGGTGGACGTCACCGGAAAGGACCCCCGCGCCGCGGTGGAGGCGGCGCTGGGCGCGGACACCGCCCGGGACCTGTACCGCATCGTCCTCACCGGCGAGACCGGGGAGGGCGGCGCCGGAGCGGCGGCGCTGGAGGAGGCCCTGGCAGACCGGTTCTACGCCCTGGAGGTCCGGGACCGGACCCGCATGGCCGAGGACCTGTGGGCCCGGGCGGAGGAGGACTCCCTGCGGGGGTTGTTCCTGCGGCAGCTGCGGCTGAGACGGGACGGAGCAAAGACGGAGGAGGAGCGCCGGGCGGCGGAGCAGGCGGCCCGGTTCGGCCTGGCGGCCCTGGACCACAGGGAGATCGGATAAGGAGCGGAGGACTGCCATGAAACGGATCTTGCTGATCGGCACCGGCGGCACCATCGCCTCCGAGGTCACGGACAGCGGCCTGATGCCGGAGCTGACCACGGAGCAGCTTCTGGCCCACCTGCCGGCGGTGTCGGACATCTGCGATGTGGAGTGCTTGCAGCTGCTGAACCTGGACAGCACCAACATCACCCCGGCCCACTGGCTGGAGATGGCCCGGTGTGTCCGGGACCACTACGACGATTACGACGGCTTCGTCCTGACCCACGGCACCGACACCATGGCCTATACGGCGGCGGGCCTGAGCTACCTCATCCAGGGCAGCCCCAAGCCCATCGTCCTCACCGGCGCCCAGAAGCCCATCGGCTTTGACTCCACCGACTCCAAGGTGAACCTGACCGACGCCTTGCGCTGCGCGGCGGAGGACCTGCCGGGCGTCGCCATCGTCTTTGACGGCAAGGTCATCCCCGGCACCCGGGCCAAAAAGACCCGGTCCAAGAGCTTCCAGGCCTTCTCCAGCATCAACTTCCCCTATCTGGGGGTCCTGCGGGACGGGGTGCTGTTGCGCTATATCCGCCCGGAATGCGCCGGGGCACCGGTGTTTTACGACCGGCTGGATACCGCCGTGGCCCTTTTGAAGCTGCTGCCGGGCATGGACCGCGCGGCGGCGGACTTTTTGCTGGAGCGGAACCACGCCCTCATCATCGAGAGCTTCGGCGTGGGGGGCCTTCCTGAGCACGGCGGGTTCTACGAGTGCGTCCGGGACTGGATGGACCGGGGGCGGATCATCGTGGGGACCACCCAGGTGGAAAACGAGGGCAGCGACCTGGGGGTGTACCACGTGGGCCACGCCCTCAAGCGGCGGCTGGGAGTGCTGGAGGCCTACGACATGACCTGCGAGGCCGTGGCGGCCAAGCTCATGTGGATCCTGGGCCGGACCCGGGACCGGACGGAGGTGGAGCGGCTGTTCTACACCCCGGTGGCGAGAGACATCCTCTGGCCGGCGGAGTGAGAGACTTGCCGGAGACCCTCCGGGGGCCGGGAGCTTCCCGGTGGATGCACCCCCCATTTCCTTTTCGTCTTGCCGAAAAGGAAACGGGCCGTGCACGGTCCAAAGTAAAAGACGCTGAGACGAACAGGAGGACCATCCGGTCCTCCTGTTCGTAATTGCGGGGGTCGTGCGAATCGGTCTTCCGGCGGCGCGGGCCCCGTCGTCCCTGCGCCGGAACCCATTCCGTGAAGAGCTGCGACCCCGCATAACCACTGCGGCGGAGGGACGGGGAGGAGGACCGGATCGGCGTATTTCTGCTCCCGCGCCTTCCGCTTCGCTAGGCGCTGCCCGGGCAGACGCTGTTGGCTTTCTCTTTTGTCCGTAGGGGCGGATCCTGTATCCGCCTGCCACCCGGCCCTCCTGACAATCGCTCTGGCAGCGCCCAGCGAAGCGGAAGGCGCGGAGATAGAAGTACAGGCAAATCCGATGACCACCCCGTCCGCGCTCCGCACCATCGGATGCGGAGGTGCAGTTCTTCACGGGATCGCCCGCGGCGCAAGGCCGACGGGGCGCCCGACACCCGCCGCACCGATTCGCACGACCCCCGTACTTCGGCTAAACGCCCCCCCGGGGCGTTTTGCCGCCGGCGGTTTTCTCTTCCACCGGGCGCGGCGCATTCTCTTTTGGCAAGACAAAAGAGAATGGGGGGCGTATCCCCGCAGGGGCGACCCCTGCACTGGCAGGACCCTGCCGGCCCCGGCAAAAAACCACCACAACTGCCCTTCAAAAAGCCGCCAAAACAGGCAGAATGTCCCCTTGACAGGGACACACCGACGTGGTATAGTGTCCTCGAATTTGAAAAAAGGCATCGAAAAGGACGCTGACCGGGAAAGACAGCAGAGAGGAGCCGCCATTGGCTGCAAGCGGCTCTTGCCGATTACCGGACCCCAGCCACCGCCTTGGAGCCGCCCACCGATATGTAGGCTGGGACGGGACCTCCCGTTACAGAGGACACGAGCGGCGCTCCTTTGGGAGCGCAAGCAGGGTGGAACCGTGGAATACGTTTGTTCGTATCTCACCCCTGATTTTTCGTCAGGGGTGGGATTTTTTTCACCCCTCGGACAAGGAGGAAACATCATGAGCGAGGAAAACATCTACACCTTTGAAAACCCCGAATACCGGAAAACCTACTGGCACACCTGCTCCCACGTGCTGGCCCAGGCCGTCAAGCGGCTGTGGCCGGAGGTGAAGCTGGCCATCGGCCCCTCCATCGACGAGGGCTTCTACTACGACCTGGACTCCCCCTTCGCCTTCACGCCGGAGCACATGGCCCAGATCGAGGCCGAGATGCGCAAGATCTGCAAGGAGAAGCTGAAGCTGGAGCGGTTCGAGCTGCCCCGGGAGGAGGCCGTCAAGTTCATGGAGGAGAAGGGCGAGCCCTACAAGGTGGAGCTCATCAACGACCTGCCGGCCGACGCCCACATCTCCTTCTACAAGCAGGGCGAGTTCACCGATCTGTGCGCCGGTCCCCACCTGGACTCCACCGGCCGCATCAAGGGCAACGCCATCAAGCTCACCGCCTGCAACGCCGCCTATTGGCGGGGCGACTCCAACCGTCAGACCCTGCAGCGGATCTACGGCATCGCCTTCCCCAAGAAGGATGAGCTGGACGCCTACCTCCAGCGCATCGAGGAGGCCAAGAAGCGGGACCACCGGAAGCTGGGCAAGGAGCTGGGATTGTTTATGCTGCGGGACGAGGGCCCCGGCTTCCCCTTCTTCCTGCCCAAGGGCATGGTGCTCAAGAACACCCTGATCGACTACTGGCGCCAGGTCCACAAGAAGTACGGCTATGTGGAGATCTCCACCCCCATCATCCTCAACCGCAAGCTGTGGGAGCGCTCCGGCCACTGGGACCACTATAAGCAGAACATGTACACCACCGTCATCGACGACGAGGACTATGCCATCAAGCCCATGAACTGCCCCGGCGGCATGCTGGTCTACGCCAGCGAGCCCCACTCCTACCGGGACCTGCCCCTGCGGGTGGGCGAGCTGGGCCTGGTGCACCGCCATGAGCTCTCCGGCGCCCTCCACGGACTGTTCCGCGTCCGCTGCTTCACCCAGGACGACGCCCATGTTTTCATGACCCGGGAGCAGATGAAGGACGTGATCCAGGAGACCGTGCGCCTGTTCGACGAGGTGTACTCCACCTTCGGCCTGAGCTACAGCATCGAGCTCTCCACCATGCCTGAGGACCACATCGGCACCGTGGAGGAGTGGGAGCGCAACCAGGATATCCTGAAAAACGCCATCACCGAGATGGGCAAGACCTTCGTCATCAACGAGGGCGACGGCGCCTTCTACGGCCCCAAGCTGGACTTCCATCTGGCCGACTCCCTGGGCCGGACCTGGCAGTGCGGCACCATCCAGCTGGACAGCCAGCTGCCGGAGCGCTTCGAGCTGGAGTACACCGGCGAGGACGGCCAGAAGCACCGCCCCGTCATGATCCACCGTGTGGTGCTGGGCTCCATCGAGCGGTTCATCGGCGTCATCACCGAGCACTTCGCCGGCGCTTTCCCCGCCTGGCTGGCACCTGTCCAGGTGAAGGTCCTGCCCGTCACCGACCGGGCGGAGGCGTACGCCAAGGAAGTGGCCGCCCAGTTGGATGCCGCCGGCTTCCGGGTGGAAGTGGACGGCCGCAATGAGAAGATCGGCAAGAAGATCCGGGAGGCCACCCTGGAGAAGATCCCCTATATGCTGGTGGTAGGCGACCGGGACATGGAGGACAAGACCGTCTCCGTGCGTTTGCGCTCCGGCGAGGACCAGGGCGCCATGAGCCTGGACGCCTTCAAGGCCCAGCTTCAAGAGGTCGTGGACAACAAGACCATCCTGTGATCAGGATCTGACCTGCGCGTGATCGGAAAAGACCGCCTAAACGGGCGGTCTTTTCTGTATGGAGGAAGAATGGCCGCTGACGACGGACATTAGTCCTGCTGAAATAGACAAAAGCGGAAGTAAGTTTACGCAAGAAAACTGGATGCTTTTCTGAAAATCATTTCCTCCGCCGCGAAGGCGTTGCCACGGCCGCGGCGGGGGAGTATACTCATACAAGAGAAACGATACCCGCCGGGGCCTGTCCCAAAAGGACGGAGGCGCCCGGGGGAAAGGAGGAACCGGCCATGAGCCAAGAATTCAAGAAAGTTCTGGTAGCCAACCGGGGCGA encodes:
- a CDS encoding TRIC cation channel family protein, giving the protein MELFFLILELAGTLAFAASGAITGLKRGMDLFGVCTLGLTTAVGGGVIRDVILGNTPPATFQDPIYALVALGASLVLFLPGIRRVLMWDQRLYDLSMLILDSAGLGIFTVVGIRIAYGSTGSPTLFLLVFVGVVTGVGGGVLRDVLAGQTPYIFVKHVYASASLAGALVCVGLWRVWGEVPATLGGTAAVLLIRLLSAHFRWNLPRTRPQEDP
- a CDS encoding LysR family transcriptional regulator; its protein translation is MAVKLELYRVFKEVAETGNISVAARNLYISQSAVSQSVKQLETALQARLFARSPRGVTLTGEGQLLYQYVRSALGLIATGEDKLSQAQQLLLGSLVIGASDTVTGQFLTPYLEAFHRLHPGIRLKIVSGRSAKVLALLRSGAVDIAFASSPADPGLVTWPCFATHTAFVAGREYECDFDHVHTRQEIASFPLILLERKASSRVFLEQEFLKAGVTLTPEIELSSRQLLVTLARIGLGVAGVTLEFVKKDLEAGDIRLLQVDFDIPARSVDMCTLQDVSPTAAAAAFMEMVRGGEV
- the thrS gene encoding threonine--tRNA ligase codes for the protein MSEENIYTFENPEYRKTYWHTCSHVLAQAVKRLWPEVKLAIGPSIDEGFYYDLDSPFAFTPEHMAQIEAEMRKICKEKLKLERFELPREEAVKFMEEKGEPYKVELINDLPADAHISFYKQGEFTDLCAGPHLDSTGRIKGNAIKLTACNAAYWRGDSNRQTLQRIYGIAFPKKDELDAYLQRIEEAKKRDHRKLGKELGLFMLRDEGPGFPFFLPKGMVLKNTLIDYWRQVHKKYGYVEISTPIILNRKLWERSGHWDHYKQNMYTTVIDDEDYAIKPMNCPGGMLVYASEPHSYRDLPLRVGELGLVHRHELSGALHGLFRVRCFTQDDAHVFMTREQMKDVIQETVRLFDEVYSTFGLSYSIELSTMPEDHIGTVEEWERNQDILKNAITEMGKTFVINEGDGAFYGPKLDFHLADSLGRTWQCGTIQLDSQLPERFELEYTGEDGQKHRPVMIHRVVLGSIERFIGVITEHFAGAFPAWLAPVQVKVLPVTDRAEAYAKEVAAQLDAAGFRVEVDGRNEKIGKKIREATLEKIPYMLVVGDRDMEDKTVSVRLRSGEDQGAMSLDAFKAQLQEVVDNKTIL
- a CDS encoding YbaK/EbsC family protein, which gives rise to MSIQKVRAYFETLGIADRIREFTVSSATVELAAVAVGVEGARIAKSLSFKVDDHPIIIVVAGDAKVDNSRYKAQFHTKAKMLTFEEAHTLIGHDVGGVCPFALPEDVQVYLDVSLKRFETVFPAAGSDNSAVEMTCEELERYASNFVAWVDVCKAWRPEEQN
- a CDS encoding asparaginase, with protein sequence MKRILLIGTGGTIASEVTDSGLMPELTTEQLLAHLPAVSDICDVECLQLLNLDSTNITPAHWLEMARCVRDHYDDYDGFVLTHGTDTMAYTAAGLSYLIQGSPKPIVLTGAQKPIGFDSTDSKVNLTDALRCAAEDLPGVAIVFDGKVIPGTRAKKTRSKSFQAFSSINFPYLGVLRDGVLLRYIRPECAGAPVFYDRLDTAVALLKLLPGMDRAAADFLLERNHALIIESFGVGGLPEHGGFYECVRDWMDRGRIIVGTTQVENEGSDLGVYHVGHALKRRLGVLEAYDMTCEAVAAKLMWILGRTRDRTEVERLFYTPVARDILWPAE
- a CDS encoding DUF2089 family protein, whose protein sequence is MATMPVWMAELEDEDVTFIKKFLLSSGSLKEVAALYGVSYPTVRLRLDRLIQKIQLTESAEADPYVSLVKRLAVDDKLDFDTAKLLITEYRRTKEEH
- a CDS encoding DNA repair exonuclease, with product MLTFIHAADFHLDSAFGALDQRRSAARRRESRETALRLSNYVNSQGVDLVLLAGDLFDSAAAFRETGEQLSAALGQMEAQVFIAPGNHDWYGPGSPWRTVDWPENVHIFSENALTAVELPEWNLVVHGAAFTGPEQAESALRGFTAPDDGKVHIGLLHGEVEAPEDRYGPLRKADIAASGLAYLALGHVHRRTEPVRIGGTVCAWPGCIEGRGFDELGEKGFYRGTLDESGRVALTFVPFARRRYEILEVDVTGKDPRAAVEAALGADTARDLYRIVLTGETGEGGAGAAALEEALADRFYALEVRDRTRMAEDLWARAEEDSLRGLFLRQLRLRRDGAKTEEERRAAEQAARFGLAALDHREIG
- a CDS encoding YmdB family metallophosphoesterase; its protein translation is MEIHILAVGDVVGEPGLRHLERHLRPLQKLKDIAFTVVNGENASGVGLTPDQACRIYDAGADAVTLGNHTFGKMQIRDFLEDTPWLLRPANYTGRAPGRGCGIFERNGFSVRVVNLIGRCDLHWGGENPFTTADALLKRGTAEVTLVDFHAEATSEKLAMGYYLDGRVSALWGTHTHVPTADERVYPKGTGYITDLGMTGPVESVLGVEPWQSVEHFLGGLPGRYRSPEGPCKLQGAVFTVDTATGLCTAVERVDVR